The following are encoded together in the Echeneis naucrates chromosome 9, fEcheNa1.1, whole genome shotgun sequence genome:
- the LOC115048448 gene encoding transmembrane protein 252-like: MNVTKRLWSLARIVLPTLGFALTCIGAYLVSLQSDYKHTWTVIPAYIMIVFGFLAIIVGLSWTIYLSMKSKMYRRGAHVQQIHIYTIERPSSFPPSYEESQGSHISPYTVPEIVVAVDGADGVMDLAPPLYSQDSLGDPNCMWSWEQPPRYSQVERIQQGQGLTDSA; this comes from the exons ATGAATGTGACGAAGCGGCTGTGGTCTCTGGCTCGCATAGTCCTACCTACTTTGGGATTTGCGTTGACGTGCATTGGGGCTTACCTGGTGTCCCTGCAGAGCGATTACAAACACACCTGGACAGTCATCCCAGCCTATATCATGATCGTCTTCGGCTTCCTGGCGATAATCGTGGGGCTCTCCTGGACCATCTACCTCAGCATGAAAAGTAAGATGTACCGAAGAGGAGCACACGTACAACAAATCCACATCTACACCATTGAGAG ACCAAGCTCCTTTCCTCCATCATACGAGGAGTCTCAGGGAAGCCACATCTCTCCTTATACAGTCCCAGAGATCGTGGTCGCAGTCGACGGAGCGGATGGCGTGATGGACCTCGCTCCTCCCCTGTACAGCCAGGACAGCTTGGGGGACCCCAACTGCATGTGGAGCTGGGAGCAGCCCCCCCGGTACAGTCAGGTGGAGCGTATTCAGCAGGGTCAGGGGCTGACTGACTCTGCCTGA